A single window of Chloracidobacterium thermophilum B DNA harbors:
- a CDS encoding TlpA family protein disulfide reductase: protein MSTPTPRYGLTLVLVLGTTLGLACQSTPTDSPSPSSSGAPSKTASSSPAPETARAAPNFSVETFNAGKFDLSAHRGKVVVVNFWATWCPPCVAEMPGFDATYRRLKGDGLEIIGLSVDQEGPKVVKEFLAKRQISYPIGMADSTTAARFGIGNSIPYTVFIDRRGNIRDTVTGGINEGIFERKVKKLLQEPA, encoded by the coding sequence ATGTCCACGCCCACCCCACGTTATGGTCTCACCCTGGTGTTGGTTCTTGGCACCACGCTGGGGCTGGCCTGTCAGTCCACGCCGACGGATTCACCGTCTCCATCTTCATCGGGTGCGCCGTCCAAAACGGCTTCTTCTTCGCCGGCACCGGAAACCGCGCGGGCTGCGCCCAACTTTAGCGTCGAAACCTTCAACGCCGGCAAATTCGACTTGAGCGCCCACCGTGGAAAGGTCGTGGTCGTCAACTTCTGGGCCACCTGGTGCCCGCCCTGCGTTGCCGAAATGCCCGGCTTCGATGCCACCTACCGTCGTCTCAAAGGCGACGGCCTTGAAATCATCGGCCTTTCGGTCGATCAGGAAGGGCCGAAGGTCGTCAAGGAATTTCTTGCCAAGCGCCAAATCAGCTACCCCATCGGCATGGCGGACAGCACCACGGCGGCCCGCTTCGGAATTGGCAACTCCATTCCCTACACCGTCTTTATTGACCGGCGTGGCAACATCCGGGACACCGTTACCGGCGGCATCAACGAAGGCATTTTTGAGCGCAAGGTCAAAAAACTTCTCCAGGAGCCGGCCTAA
- a CDS encoding protein kinase domain-containing protein produces MSETIAMIPPPPPSDPLIGRTIAGRFRVISKLGEGGMGAVYKAEQLKVNRLCAIKILSASFAADPDALARFNREAQMSSALNHPHAVTIYDYGDDNGLHYLAMEFVEGETLSSVLRREGPLPLARTLAIARQACAALDAAHRMNIVHRDLKPDNIMLSCRDDGDWVKILDFGIAKMAGDAPQRGQDLTQAGFVVGTPLYMSPEQLAGERLDPRSDIYSLAIIIYQMLTGQLPFAGDNMQSVMVKRLTEDPLPVWKVNPRVAIPPGVEAALMRALQRHRDRRTPTVRDFIGELEAGCAAPGVAAPGATQAQPAAGSTSPFAPGTSPFPGEEAYQTTPSAAPPAATPSPKWGATERAAPLPTVAAGPPPVGGSVRQPDAAAGQVPPPPYPAAPHAYPPPGYPPAQAGFPSAAPAAKSGGGVGMILAVVAFVGVLLLGGGVLGAYFFLWPRDNGQQTRDDTPPRRNGSAQEPPKPSPVEASGSGAPSNAAKEAFASGVQALAQKDYATAERHFRTALDASPGFGKAHLNLGIALYHQRKFDAALDHLAQAARLCDDEACKNFAWNYRGRLHWEQREYTLAEDDFRQAIAHDATDLSSLAFRGFMLRLDGRTAAANELFDQVLARSQDENLKSVVRRCKGAALPPATASDAGIGPGQ; encoded by the coding sequence ATGAGTGAAACCATTGCCATGATACCCCCGCCGCCGCCCAGTGATCCGTTGATTGGACGAACGATTGCCGGGCGTTTCCGGGTCATCAGCAAGCTCGGCGAAGGCGGGATGGGGGCGGTGTACAAGGCGGAGCAGCTCAAGGTCAATCGCCTGTGCGCCATCAAAATTCTCAGTGCTTCCTTTGCTGCCGACCCCGACGCCCTGGCCCGCTTCAACCGCGAGGCGCAGATGTCGAGCGCTTTGAATCATCCCCACGCCGTGACGATTTACGACTATGGGGACGACAACGGCCTGCATTACCTCGCCATGGAGTTTGTCGAAGGCGAAACGTTGTCGTCCGTGCTGCGGCGGGAGGGGCCGCTGCCACTGGCGCGAACCCTGGCGATTGCCCGGCAGGCCTGTGCCGCCCTGGATGCTGCCCACCGCATGAATATCGTGCACCGCGACCTCAAGCCGGACAACATCATGCTGTCCTGCCGCGACGATGGCGATTGGGTGAAAATACTCGACTTTGGGATTGCCAAAATGGCCGGCGACGCCCCGCAGCGCGGGCAGGATTTGACTCAGGCCGGATTTGTGGTAGGGACGCCACTCTACATGTCGCCGGAGCAGTTGGCCGGCGAGCGGCTCGATCCCCGGTCAGACATCTACAGCCTGGCCATCATCATTTACCAGATGTTGACGGGGCAGTTGCCCTTTGCCGGCGACAACATGCAGTCCGTCATGGTCAAGCGGCTGACGGAAGACCCGCTGCCGGTGTGGAAGGTCAACCCCCGCGTGGCGATTCCTCCCGGTGTCGAGGCGGCCCTGATGCGCGCCCTGCAGCGCCACCGTGACCGCCGGACACCCACCGTGCGGGATTTCATCGGCGAGCTGGAAGCCGGATGTGCTGCGCCCGGTGTGGCTGCCCCTGGAGCAACGCAGGCGCAGCCGGCCGCCGGGAGTACATCACCTTTCGCGCCGGGCACCTCTCCCTTTCCGGGTGAGGAAGCCTATCAAACGACCCCAAGTGCTGCTCCGCCGGCTGCCACGCCGTCTCCCAAGTGGGGGGCTACGGAACGCGCGGCTCCGTTGCCAACCGTGGCAGCCGGTCCGCCGCCGGTTGGGGGATCAGTCAGGCAACCGGATGCGGCCGCCGGGCAGGTACCACCGCCGCCGTACCCGGCCGCTCCGCACGCCTACCCTCCGCCGGGGTATCCGCCGGCGCAGGCCGGTTTTCCTTCTGCGGCGCCAGCAGCCAAATCAGGCGGTGGGGTCGGCATGATTCTGGCGGTAGTGGCCTTTGTCGGGGTGCTTCTTCTGGGGGGTGGGGTGCTGGGGGCCTATTTCTTTCTGTGGCCCCGCGATAATGGGCAACAGACGCGGGACGACACGCCGCCCCGACGGAATGGGTCAGCCCAGGAGCCGCCCAAGCCGTCTCCTGTTGAGGCGTCTGGTAGTGGTGCGCCGTCCAATGCAGCCAAGGAAGCCTTTGCCAGTGGGGTGCAGGCACTTGCCCAGAAAGACTATGCCACGGCCGAACGTCATTTCCGCACGGCGCTCGACGCCTCTCCCGGATTCGGGAAAGCGCATCTCAACCTTGGCATTGCTCTGTATCATCAGCGGAAGTTCGACGCGGCACTCGACCACCTCGCCCAGGCGGCGCGTCTGTGTGATGACGAAGCCTGCAAGAACTTCGCCTGGAACTACCGTGGGCGCCTGCACTGGGAGCAACGCGAGTACACGCTGGCCGAAGATGATTTCCGGCAGGCCATTGCCCACGATGCCACCGATCTGTCGTCGCTGGCGTTTCGCGGCTTTATGCTGCGGCTGGACGGGCGGACGGCCGCAGCCAACGAACTGTTTGACCAGGTGCTGGCGCGCAGTCAGGACGAAAACCTGAAGTCGGTCGTCCGGCGGTGCAAAGGCGCGGCGCTGCCGCCGGCGACCGCTTCCGATGCCGGGATTGGCCCAGGTCAGTAG
- a CDS encoding anthranilate synthase component II, with protein MTPTIIILDDESSVAFTVAHAIAALGWNPVVCPLSLTDATWLNELAPTHIVLVTGQAPAVSQPVIDMLVAARLGRTPLLGIGQGGLSLGVALGLSVPPERPVSPGLVEVCHDGCLAFGNLKYRFRAWVPRLPRLGSENLPEALEMTAATPTGTLLGFRHRTHPCEGVLFHPESSGTPDGLQWFANVFGVRS; from the coding sequence ATGACGCCCACCATCATCATTCTGGATGATGAAAGTTCGGTTGCCTTCACCGTCGCCCACGCCATTGCGGCTCTGGGGTGGAATCCGGTGGTATGTCCGCTGTCGCTGACGGATGCCACCTGGCTAAATGAACTGGCGCCGACGCATATCGTCCTCGTCACCGGCCAGGCTCCGGCGGTATCCCAACCAGTCATAGACATGCTCGTGGCCGCACGGCTGGGGCGCACACCCTTGCTTGGAATTGGCCAGGGGGGGTTGTCCCTGGGAGTGGCGCTGGGGCTTTCGGTGCCACCGGAGCGCCCGGTGAGTCCGGGACTGGTCGAGGTCTGCCACGATGGTTGTCTGGCGTTTGGCAATCTCAAATACCGCTTTCGCGCCTGGGTGCCCCGTCTTCCGCGTCTGGGGTCAGAGAACCTGCCGGAGGCGCTGGAGATGACAGCCGCGACGCCAACCGGCACGCTGCTTGGCTTCCGTCACCGAACGCACCCCTGTGAAGGGGTTTTGTTTCACCCGGAGTCAAGCGGTACGCCGGATGGACTCCAGTGGTTTGCCAATGTGTTTGGCGTCCGCTCGTGA
- the ribD gene encoding bifunctional diaminohydroxyphosphoribosylaminopyrimidine deaminase/5-amino-6-(5-phosphoribosylamino)uracil reductase RibD, with product MTQHEALMRETLRLAEQGRGRVSPRPLVGSLVVRDGVIVGRGFYHEPEPTHAEVWALREAGSLAQGATLYVNLEPCSHYGRTPPCTEAIIAAGIKRVVASIRDPNPQVNGRGFARLCAAGIEVLTDVLPVEGTRLNEVFLINQLEQRPFVHLKLATSLDGRIATHTGASQWITGAAARAAGQALRHGYDAIAVGTGTVLADNPQLTDRTGQYRHRPLVRVVFDSARVRLPVTAHVVQTAQVCPTWLVTVASPQRLEDLSRLEQHGVRVFYVEADEHGRPHLPAALNRLFAEGIASLLVEGGSTLAGAFVDARLVDKVTCFLAPRIIGGGGLNAIGGQGATTLEETLNLTDGTIEPVGTDFALTGYASRTMAHLLAAARAAADRHHERTPNTLANHWSPSGVPLDSG from the coding sequence ATGACACAGCATGAAGCCCTGATGCGTGAAACTTTACGCCTTGCCGAGCAGGGACGGGGGCGGGTCAGCCCCCGCCCGCTGGTTGGCTCCCTCGTCGTCCGCGACGGGGTCATTGTGGGACGCGGTTTTTATCATGAACCGGAACCCACCCACGCCGAGGTCTGGGCGCTGCGTGAAGCCGGCTCTTTGGCTCAGGGTGCAACCTTGTATGTCAATCTCGAACCCTGCTCTCACTACGGACGCACCCCACCCTGCACCGAAGCCATCATTGCGGCCGGGATCAAGCGCGTCGTAGCCAGCATCCGTGACCCCAACCCACAGGTCAACGGACGCGGCTTTGCCCGGCTGTGCGCAGCCGGCATCGAAGTGCTGACGGACGTGCTTCCCGTGGAAGGCACCCGGCTCAATGAAGTCTTCCTCATCAATCAGCTCGAACAGCGCCCGTTCGTACATCTCAAACTGGCCACGAGTCTCGATGGCCGCATCGCCACCCACACCGGCGCTTCCCAGTGGATTACAGGTGCCGCAGCACGCGCGGCCGGGCAGGCGCTACGGCATGGCTACGATGCCATTGCGGTCGGCACGGGTACGGTTCTGGCCGACAACCCGCAGCTTACGGACCGTACCGGACAGTACCGCCACCGCCCGCTCGTCCGGGTCGTGTTTGATTCAGCGCGGGTACGCCTTCCCGTGACGGCGCATGTCGTCCAGACGGCCCAGGTATGTCCAACCTGGCTGGTCACTGTTGCTTCCCCACAGCGGCTGGAAGACCTGTCCCGGCTCGAACAGCACGGCGTCCGTGTTTTTTACGTGGAAGCCGATGAGCATGGCCGTCCACACCTGCCGGCGGCGCTGAATCGGCTTTTCGCCGAGGGTATTGCCAGCCTGCTTGTCGAAGGTGGCAGCACGCTGGCCGGAGCCTTTGTGGATGCCCGCCTGGTTGACAAAGTCACCTGCTTTCTTGCGCCGCGCATCATTGGCGGCGGCGGACTGAATGCCATCGGAGGGCAGGGTGCGACCACGCTCGAAGAAACCCTGAACCTGACGGATGGCACCATCGAGCCGGTCGGCACAGACTTTGCCCTCACCGGCTATGCCAGCCGGACGATGGCGCACCTGCTGGCTGCGGCGCGGGCCGCCGCTGACCGGCATCACGAGCGGACGCCAAACACATTGGCAAACCACTGGAGTCCATCCGGCGTACCGCTTGACTCCGGGTGA
- a CDS encoding hybrid sensor histidine kinase/response regulator, which translates to MSQSLPPSNEPLTDLLVTLSPFTLLQSLSHELRAPLAAILGWTEWFAEGITDAQQQQEGIRHIRSAAGKMLQLLDDYSELARFGEAEGLAPASTDLLETLHRIGHGLELVAQPRQQSLVIEAEEQAPAVTVSPAVRQALWLVLRYALQVLPEAAVVRVHFNAAGQLRVESAQTPDANTKMGGLKLARLLIAREGGALAIEPRDAGMSILIQLPAPGLTTVPTPTTLTSPVGGVDKGSAPATKAKKVLVIDDDENLLKLLGAVVSAAGYCPYLATSGVRGLETARATKPDVVLLDIGMPGMDGFATFNILRAEPELARSKIVALTAYTGAAERERIALHGFDGFIPKPFRREQLIQVLSELSI; encoded by the coding sequence ATGTCGCAGTCACTGCCGCCGTCCAACGAGCCTCTGACGGACTTGCTGGTGACGCTCTCTCCGTTCACTCTCCTTCAGAGCTTGTCCCACGAGTTGCGTGCCCCACTTGCGGCAATTTTGGGCTGGACGGAGTGGTTCGCCGAGGGAATCACCGATGCGCAGCAACAACAGGAAGGCATCCGGCATATCCGGTCGGCGGCGGGAAAAATGCTGCAACTTCTCGATGACTACAGTGAACTGGCCCGGTTTGGGGAAGCCGAGGGGCTGGCACCGGCCTCTACGGACTTGCTGGAGACACTGCACCGTATCGGCCATGGCCTGGAGTTGGTGGCCCAGCCGCGACAGCAATCACTCGTGATTGAGGCGGAAGAGCAGGCTCCCGCTGTGACGGTCTCCCCGGCCGTGCGGCAGGCCCTGTGGCTGGTCCTGCGGTATGCCCTTCAGGTGTTGCCGGAAGCGGCCGTGGTGAGAGTGCACTTCAATGCGGCTGGTCAGTTGAGGGTGGAAAGTGCCCAGACGCCGGATGCAAACACCAAGATGGGGGGACTGAAACTGGCACGGCTTCTCATCGCACGTGAAGGAGGAGCGCTGGCCATCGAGCCACGTGATGCCGGGATGAGCATCCTGATTCAACTGCCTGCTCCGGGCCTGACCACTGTGCCGACCCCAACGACGTTGACCAGTCCAGTTGGCGGCGTGGATAAAGGCTCAGCACCGGCCACGAAGGCCAAAAAGGTACTTGTCATAGATGATGATGAAAACCTGCTGAAGCTGCTGGGGGCCGTTGTCAGCGCTGCCGGATATTGCCCCTACCTGGCGACGAGCGGGGTGCGCGGCCTCGAAACGGCCCGGGCCACGAAGCCGGATGTCGTGCTGCTCGATATTGGCATGCCGGGCATGGATGGCTTTGCCACATTCAACATACTGCGTGCCGAGCCGGAGTTGGCCAGATCGAAAATCGTGGCGCTGACGGCCTACACGGGCGCGGCCGAACGGGAACGGATTGCGCTCCACGGCTTTGATGGCTTCATTCCCAAGCCATTCCGGCGCGAGCAGTTGATCCAGGTGCTTTCAGAACTGTCAATCTGA
- a CDS encoding 4a-hydroxytetrahydrobiopterin dehydratase has protein sequence MSRTRPMVLEAAELEKQLGDLPAWQCQSGRLVRTLTFRNFADALDFVNRVGKLAEEANHHPDILLHNWNQVTLTLWTHDAGGLTLLDVNLAHKIDAVAS, from the coding sequence ATGTCCAGGACACGTCCAATGGTGCTTGAGGCTGCCGAGTTGGAAAAACAGCTCGGTGATTTGCCGGCCTGGCAGTGTCAGTCCGGTCGTCTGGTGCGGACACTGACCTTTCGCAACTTTGCGGATGCCTTGGATTTCGTCAACCGGGTCGGAAAACTGGCTGAAGAAGCCAATCACCACCCGGATATCCTGCTGCACAACTGGAACCAGGTCACGCTGACGCTCTGGACGCACGACGCGGGCGGGCTGACCCTGCTGGATGTGAACCTGGCCCACAAAATTGATGCCGTTGCCAGCTAG
- a CDS encoding NAD(P)/FAD-dependent oxidoreductase — protein sequence MDVTIIGAGLAGLTAAYTLTRHGFNCEVLEKSRALGGRMATRRHEDTSFDHGAQYFTVKTTAFADFLHEVGVTEAMAPLAAPVVSYPFHDLAAALADASQPEVSAIPGFPHRYVFRSGMTTLAKAIVARIGESRVVRECFVEAIAWDATLRRWSIHTRGDNTTLGGIRSADWVILALPAPQAAQLLARSQPLPAPFTTLQTALEAVTYHPCVTVVWGAPPSTAYPGVGALRATSREAPIGWLAWLDRLAPYRVPDGNSIVIAQFGPDASHSLLDQPEGMVIQVLASALSEYFQIDLPTLRWVNIKQWRYANPAVCLPNPDVATAVADFNLDLCGDYLIGGRVEAAFLSGLAAAERLIHSVRQPSPG from the coding sequence ATGGACGTCACCATCATTGGCGCGGGCCTGGCTGGACTTACAGCGGCTTACACTCTGACGCGGCATGGCTTCAACTGTGAAGTTTTGGAGAAAAGCCGCGCGCTGGGTGGACGCATGGCCACCCGTCGCCACGAGGACACCTCTTTCGACCACGGAGCACAGTACTTCACGGTCAAGACGACTGCCTTTGCCGATTTTCTGCACGAAGTCGGCGTCACTGAAGCCATGGCACCTCTGGCGGCCCCGGTCGTGAGTTACCCCTTTCACGACCTGGCCGCGGCTCTGGCGGACGCCAGTCAGCCCGAAGTCAGTGCCATTCCCGGTTTTCCACACCGCTATGTGTTTCGCTCCGGGATGACCACTCTGGCCAAGGCCATTGTGGCGCGGATAGGCGAGTCGCGGGTCGTCCGGGAATGCTTTGTCGAAGCCATCGCCTGGGACGCGACGCTGCGCCGCTGGAGCATTCACACCCGTGGAGACAACACGACCCTGGGTGGCATCCGCTCGGCCGACTGGGTCATCCTGGCGCTTCCAGCACCACAGGCCGCCCAGCTTCTGGCGCGCAGCCAGCCTCTTCCAGCCCCTTTCACCACCTTGCAAACAGCCCTTGAAGCGGTGACGTATCACCCTTGTGTCACCGTAGTCTGGGGTGCGCCACCCAGTACGGCCTACCCCGGCGTGGGCGCGCTGCGAGCCACATCCAGGGAGGCTCCCATTGGCTGGCTGGCCTGGCTCGACCGGCTGGCGCCGTACCGGGTGCCTGACGGAAACAGTATTGTCATCGCCCAGTTTGGCCCGGACGCAAGCCACAGCCTGCTTGACCAGCCGGAAGGAATGGTCATCCAGGTTCTGGCAAGCGCACTGAGTGAGTACTTCCAGATTGACCTGCCGACGCTCCGGTGGGTGAACATCAAACAGTGGCGCTATGCCAACCCGGCGGTATGCCTGCCCAACCCGGATGTGGCAACGGCCGTCGCGGACTTCAACCTTGATCTCTGTGGCGACTATCTGATTGGCGGGCGGGTCGAGGCGGCGTTTCTCAGTGGTCTGGCTGCGGCTGAACGCCTGATACACAGCGTGCGCCAGCCCTCACCTGGGTAA
- a CDS encoding hydroxysqualene dehydroxylase, translated as MKVIVIGAGLAGLACAVELADNGYEVEVLEKRPVLGGRVSSWLDKDGDWVETAPHVIRGSYKSLIALMERVGIADRIKWKKQQLVYASKGGKISNISFSPSAGPVEILRSMIGSDLLGFGDKLKLLTGLLPAFTGDKNFIENQDVKNFSDWAANLGVNREAIGRFFDPLSRTVSFLRPDEVSARVIIFQMASIAQGFNATRIGFLDGDPCQRLFQPIQAYLEKRGARIRTNTRLARIDFSNDAPRALGLELTNGEYLTADVYVSAMELHALREVLPGQAWSYPFFSRLWQVEEIPVITVQLRFDRQVIALDNAVFAIGTVMSLVVNLSVTSPGYADDVCLIEMIVAPAKDLFHLDDGEIVRLCLDDLTELFPEVAQANLVKSTVVRIPQALYRCEPGAESRRPSQKTPIENFFLCGDFTHHGYTPSMEGATLSGFRAAQMIMDAYGRNLQWHGGTPPS; from the coding sequence ATGAAAGTCATTGTCATTGGCGCTGGCCTGGCAGGACTGGCGTGTGCCGTTGAATTGGCCGATAACGGCTACGAAGTGGAAGTGCTGGAGAAGCGTCCGGTGCTGGGTGGACGGGTCTCCTCCTGGCTGGACAAAGACGGCGACTGGGTTGAAACGGCCCCGCATGTCATCCGGGGCAGCTACAAATCCCTCATCGCCCTTATGGAGCGGGTGGGCATTGCCGACCGCATCAAGTGGAAGAAGCAGCAACTGGTGTATGCCAGCAAGGGCGGAAAAATCTCCAACATCTCTTTTTCGCCCTCGGCCGGACCCGTCGAAATTCTGCGTTCGATGATTGGCAGCGACCTGCTCGGCTTCGGCGACAAACTCAAGCTGCTGACGGGTCTGCTACCGGCCTTTACTGGCGACAAGAACTTCATCGAAAACCAGGATGTCAAAAACTTCAGCGACTGGGCAGCCAACCTGGGCGTCAACCGGGAAGCCATCGGACGGTTTTTCGATCCGCTGTCACGGACGGTCAGTTTCCTGCGTCCCGATGAAGTTTCGGCGCGGGTCATCATTTTCCAGATGGCCTCAATTGCCCAGGGGTTCAACGCCACGCGCATCGGCTTTCTCGATGGCGACCCCTGCCAGCGGCTCTTTCAACCTATCCAGGCCTATCTCGAAAAACGTGGAGCCCGCATTCGTACGAATACCCGGCTGGCGCGGATTGACTTCTCAAACGACGCTCCCCGTGCGCTGGGGCTGGAACTGACCAACGGTGAATACCTCACGGCTGATGTCTATGTCTCGGCCATGGAACTGCACGCGCTGCGGGAGGTCCTGCCGGGTCAGGCCTGGAGTTATCCCTTCTTTTCGCGGCTCTGGCAGGTTGAAGAAATCCCGGTCATCACCGTCCAGCTTCGCTTTGACCGCCAGGTGATTGCCCTCGACAACGCCGTATTCGCCATCGGAACGGTGATGTCGCTCGTCGTCAACCTGTCGGTCACGAGTCCAGGCTATGCCGATGATGTGTGTCTGATTGAAATGATCGTCGCCCCGGCCAAGGACCTCTTCCACCTCGACGATGGTGAAATCGTCCGCCTGTGCCTCGACGACCTCACCGAACTCTTCCCGGAAGTCGCCCAGGCGAATCTCGTCAAAAGCACCGTGGTGCGGATTCCCCAGGCGCTGTATCGTTGTGAACCGGGCGCGGAAAGCCGCCGCCCGTCCCAGAAAACGCCCATTGAGAATTTCTTTCTCTGCGGCGACTTTACCCACCACGGGTACACACCGAGTATGGAAGGGGCCACGCTGTCCGGTTTTCGTGCCGCGCAGATGATCATGGATGCTTACGGGCGCAATCTCCAGTGGCACGGCGGCACGCCGCCGAGCTAG